One part of the Sphingobacterium sp. LZ7M1 genome encodes these proteins:
- a CDS encoding L-fucose isomerase, with the protein MNKYPKIGIRPIIDGRWGGIRESLEDTTMNMAKAVAKLYETELKYPDGSPVQCVIADSCIGGVKEAADCQEKFDLEQVGVSLSVTPCWCYGSETMDMDPIRPKAIWGFNGTERPGAVYLAATVAAHNQKGLPVFSIYGHDVQDMGDTKVPDDVKDKLLSFAKSGLAVAMLRGKSYLAIGSVSMGIVGSIVNAEFFQEYLGMRNEYVDSSEVLRRIQLGIYDEEEFKKALEWTKKHCKEGADFNQKHKVKNRKEKDEDWEFVVKMTLIIRDLMIGNPTLKKMGHAEEAMGHNAFISGFQGQRQWTDFLPNGDFSEAILNSSFDWNGIRNPFMVATENDSLNGVSMAFNYLLTNTAQIFADVRTYWSPEAVKRVSGWKPTGAAKEGFIHLINSGSATLDGTGQQSSNGKPVMKPFWEISDKEAKACLKATTWYPANRDYFRGGGYSSNFLSKGGMPVTMCRINLIKGLGPTIQIAEGYTVDVPEKVHKVLDERTDKTWPTTWFVPELTGEGPFTDVYSVMANWGSNHGAISYGHIGHDLITMAAMLRIPVCMHNVPANRLFRPATWAAFGMNPEGADYRACEVFGPLYR; encoded by the coding sequence ATGAACAAATATCCAAAAATCGGGATTAGACCCATCATCGATGGCCGCTGGGGCGGCATACGGGAATCCCTGGAAGATACAACCATGAACATGGCCAAGGCTGTGGCAAAACTATATGAAACTGAACTGAAATATCCCGATGGTAGCCCTGTACAATGCGTCATAGCAGATAGTTGCATCGGTGGGGTCAAAGAAGCCGCAGATTGCCAGGAAAAGTTTGATCTGGAACAAGTCGGAGTTTCCTTATCGGTAACCCCATGTTGGTGTTATGGATCAGAAACAATGGATATGGATCCAATACGGCCCAAAGCCATCTGGGGTTTCAATGGTACAGAAAGGCCTGGTGCCGTATATCTTGCGGCTACCGTCGCTGCCCATAATCAAAAAGGCCTCCCTGTATTCAGTATTTATGGACATGATGTCCAAGATATGGGAGATACCAAGGTTCCGGACGATGTGAAGGACAAATTGCTTTCCTTCGCCAAATCTGGCCTTGCTGTGGCAATGTTGCGCGGTAAAAGCTATCTGGCTATCGGCTCTGTTTCGATGGGCATTGTAGGTTCCATCGTTAATGCTGAATTCTTTCAGGAATATCTGGGCATGCGTAATGAATATGTAGACTCTTCGGAAGTGCTTCGGCGCATACAATTGGGTATCTATGATGAAGAAGAATTCAAAAAAGCATTGGAATGGACCAAAAAACATTGTAAGGAAGGGGCTGATTTCAATCAAAAGCATAAGGTAAAAAACAGAAAAGAGAAGGATGAAGACTGGGAGTTTGTGGTAAAGATGACCTTGATCATCCGTGACCTTATGATCGGAAATCCCACATTGAAGAAAATGGGCCATGCTGAGGAAGCTATGGGCCACAATGCCTTTATTTCGGGCTTCCAAGGGCAAAGGCAATGGACCGATTTCCTCCCGAATGGTGATTTTTCAGAAGCTATTTTGAATTCCTCATTCGATTGGAACGGTATCCGTAACCCTTTTATGGTCGCGACGGAGAATGACTCATTAAATGGCGTGTCGATGGCATTCAATTACCTCTTGACCAATACGGCACAAATATTTGCTGATGTCAGGACATATTGGTCGCCAGAGGCCGTAAAAAGAGTAAGTGGATGGAAACCTACGGGGGCCGCCAAAGAAGGATTTATTCATTTGATCAACTCTGGTTCCGCTACCCTGGACGGTACTGGGCAGCAGTCCAGCAATGGAAAACCAGTTATGAAACCATTTTGGGAAATCTCTGATAAAGAAGCAAAAGCCTGTTTAAAGGCGACAACCTGGTATCCTGCAAACCGTGATTATTTTAGAGGTGGAGGTTATTCCTCCAACTTCCTGAGTAAGGGCGGAATGCCAGTGACCATGTGCAGAATAAATTTAATAAAAGGTTTAGGGCCAACTATACAAATAGCTGAAGGCTATACAGTTGATGTGCCAGAAAAAGTGCATAAGGTATTGGACGAACGTACCGATAAAACCTGGCCGACCACTTGGTTTGTTCCTGAATTGACTGGGGAAGGTCCCTTCACCGATGTCTATTCTGTGATGGCCAATTGGGGGTCCAACCATGGGGCCATCAGCTATGGCCATATCGGGCATGACCTGATTACGATGGCAGCCATGCTTCGGATTCCAGTCTGTATGCACAATGTTCCTGCAAACCGTCTGTTTAGACCTGCAACCTGGGCAGCCTTCGGGATGAACCCAGAAGGAGCAGATTATCGGGCATGTGAGGTATTTGGACCACTTTATAGATAG
- the crcB gene encoding fluoride efflux transporter CrcB — translation MIREAFIIAAGGAVGSVLRYYSGQFISKNYPSQIPLGTLIVNLLGCLLIGLLLGYFAKNQGLSNEWKLLLVTGFCGGYTTFSTFAAENINLIQNQQTSQAFLYIGLSVVLGLAAVYCGLMFWKLFQ, via the coding sequence ATGATCAGAGAGGCATTCATTATTGCTGCAGGTGGAGCTGTCGGAAGTGTACTAAGGTATTACAGCGGTCAGTTCATCAGCAAAAATTATCCCAGCCAGATTCCGCTTGGCACTTTAATCGTGAACCTCTTAGGCTGTCTGCTGATTGGGCTATTATTGGGTTATTTTGCCAAAAACCAAGGCTTGAGCAATGAATGGAAACTGTTACTGGTAACAGGCTTTTGTGGTGGTTACACGACCTTCTCTACCTTTGCGGCAGAAAACATCAATCTTATCCAAAACCAACAGACGTCGCAGGCCTTCCTATACATTGGCCTTAGCGTTGTCCTTGGATTGGCGGCAGTTTACTGTGGCTTGATGTTCTGGAAATTATTTCAATAA
- the fucP gene encoding L-fucose:H+ symporter permease, protein MSNLKKSLFRDDEGNYLLVPFLFICSLFLLWGFAHGFLDVLDKHFQDLLHVSKAQSGFVQFSLYIGYLAMAIPAGLFIKKFGYQKGIIFGLVLFAIGAFMFYPAAKLAAFIPFLAALFVIACGLAFLETAANPYSIVLGSKDGAARRINISQSFNGLGWILGPLIGGLMIFGTEAEGEHDKFDSLVQPYIGIGCVVVLVAIVFLIITLPEIKEKKEAGEYEENPPMRNLLKHPVFIFAVIAQFLYVAAQTGTNSFFINYVIDAIHDLKTPISNIMANLGSFGEFFMPKNDEQAASLILAFGGMGAFWIGRLTGSYLMKFIAPHRLLGFYAIMNVILNILVFMNLGWVSVFALFLTYFFMSIMFPTIFALGINNLGTLTKKGSSFLVMAVAGGAFCPPLMGLIADHSTMATGFIIPVLCYVVIAVFAIWGVGKVEGKLDMSNPVH, encoded by the coding sequence ATGAGCAACCTAAAGAAATCATTGTTTCGGGATGATGAAGGGAACTATCTATTGGTTCCATTCCTTTTCATCTGCAGTTTATTCCTATTATGGGGCTTCGCCCATGGTTTTTTGGACGTGTTGGACAAGCATTTCCAGGATCTATTGCATGTTTCCAAGGCGCAGTCTGGCTTTGTACAGTTCTCTTTATACATCGGATATTTGGCAATGGCCATCCCTGCAGGCCTTTTTATCAAGAAATTTGGTTACCAGAAAGGTATCATATTCGGATTGGTGCTCTTTGCCATAGGTGCTTTTATGTTCTATCCGGCAGCCAAACTGGCCGCATTTATCCCTTTTTTGGCCGCTTTGTTCGTGATTGCCTGTGGATTGGCATTCCTGGAAACTGCTGCCAATCCCTATTCCATTGTCCTAGGTTCTAAAGATGGAGCTGCCAGACGTATCAACATTTCCCAATCCTTCAATGGTTTGGGCTGGATATTGGGACCGTTGATTGGTGGATTGATGATCTTTGGGACAGAAGCCGAAGGCGAGCATGACAAATTTGACTCCTTGGTGCAGCCCTATATTGGAATTGGCTGTGTCGTAGTTTTGGTTGCTATTGTCTTCCTGATCATTACGCTTCCTGAAATCAAGGAGAAGAAAGAGGCTGGGGAATACGAGGAAAACCCACCGATGCGGAACTTGCTGAAACATCCGGTATTCATCTTCGCTGTTATTGCCCAGTTCTTATATGTGGCAGCCCAGACTGGAACAAATTCATTTTTCATCAATTATGTGATCGATGCCATTCACGATTTGAAAACCCCGATTTCTAATATTATGGCCAATCTAGGTTCATTCGGTGAATTCTTCATGCCTAAAAACGACGAACAGGCAGCTTCCCTGATTCTTGCCTTTGGTGGAATGGGAGCTTTTTGGATAGGTCGGCTGACAGGTTCTTATTTGATGAAGTTCATCGCCCCACATCGTCTTTTGGGTTTTTACGCTATCATGAATGTCATCTTAAATATTTTGGTGTTCATGAATTTAGGTTGGGTTTCCGTGTTTGCACTGTTCTTGACCTACTTTTTCATGTCCATCATGTTCCCGACCATTTTCGCACTGGGGATCAACAATTTGGGTACACTCACCAAAAAAGGATCATCCTTCTTGGTTATGGCGGTAGCAGGTGGTGCATTCTGTCCGCCTTTGATGGGCCTGATTGCCGATCATAGTACAATGGCTACTGGATTTATTATTCCAGTCCTGTGCTATGTGGTGATAGCCGTGTTTGCTATTTGGGGAGTAGGTAAAGTGGAAGGTAAATTAGATATGTCAAATCCCGTTCATTAA
- a CDS encoding AraC family transcriptional regulator: MEALKTMEARYPIEFTVPAFGAGSFYIQEDLREEFYTHYHRHKEIQISYILKGRGSVVIGNLIQPFFENEIYILKANDPHIFIKEGAENDQIHVVHIFVAFDKMQSFFNMQELHRIRDIFTTLDSSKKLLQKYSLPVRSIFQSLLREEGLPKLMRVLEVFEYLIANEKEMISLYSGLPESNFNDKVGVRINEVLRYSLENYNREISIDAVAKLIHMTPSAFCKYFKKHTMKTYVTFLNEIRIEKACQLLINKSTENISEVAYQCGFNTVVHFNRVFKHILHSSPSEFIHRHAVNNMAN, encoded by the coding sequence ATGGAAGCTTTAAAGACTATGGAAGCAAGGTATCCAATTGAGTTTACTGTGCCTGCTTTTGGAGCTGGTTCGTTTTATATTCAAGAAGACCTTAGGGAGGAATTCTATACCCACTATCATAGGCATAAGGAAATTCAAATTTCCTATATCCTAAAAGGTAGGGGTTCGGTCGTTATCGGAAACTTAATACAGCCTTTTTTTGAAAATGAAATCTATATCTTAAAGGCCAACGACCCCCATATCTTTATTAAAGAAGGAGCTGAAAATGACCAGATCCATGTAGTCCATATTTTTGTTGCCTTCGACAAGATGCAGTCCTTCTTCAATATGCAGGAGCTGCATCGGATCAGGGATATCTTTACAACCTTGGATTCCAGTAAAAAGTTGTTGCAGAAATATAGCCTGCCAGTGAGGTCCATCTTTCAATCATTACTGCGAGAGGAGGGTCTGCCTAAACTCATGCGCGTATTGGAGGTCTTCGAATACCTGATCGCCAATGAAAAGGAAATGATCTCCCTGTATTCCGGACTTCCTGAATCAAACTTCAATGATAAAGTCGGGGTCCGTATCAATGAAGTCCTGCGATATTCCCTAGAAAACTATAACAGGGAAATCAGTATCGATGCGGTTGCCAAACTCATCCACATGACCCCATCCGCATTCTGTAAGTATTTTAAAAAGCATACCATGAAAACCTATGTAACCTTTTTAAATGAAATCCGAATCGAAAAAGCCTGCCAATTGCTCATCAACAAGTCCACAGAAAATATTTCCGAAGTCGCCTACCAATGCGGATTTAATACCGTCGTCCATTTTAATCGTGTATTTAAACATATCCTCCATAGCTCACCCTCTGAGTTTATCCATCGACATGCGGTGAATAATATGGCGAATTAA
- a CDS encoding DUF6702 family protein, giving the protein MDWKKLRLGLLLVGIFTAFIAFAHPFYVSISSVDFNPSKKRIEVSCRLFYDDLEVALKNQLGQHIDVIHPKNKAAADSAISKYIRQNFKININNHPRNLQYVGYEIEEDVAWCYFEVSDVNSISKLDIVNQLLFQDFKNQSNIMHIKVNNVKKSTKLDNPKRTASFNF; this is encoded by the coding sequence ATGGATTGGAAGAAATTAAGACTAGGATTGCTGCTTGTTGGAATATTTACGGCATTTATTGCTTTTGCGCATCCTTTTTATGTTAGCATTAGTTCAGTAGACTTCAACCCAAGCAAAAAACGTATTGAGGTATCCTGCAGATTGTTTTATGATGATCTGGAAGTAGCCTTGAAAAACCAATTAGGCCAGCATATCGATGTAATCCATCCCAAAAACAAAGCTGCGGCAGATTCTGCCATTTCGAAATACATCCGACAAAATTTCAAGATCAATATCAATAATCATCCTCGAAACTTACAGTATGTGGGCTATGAGATTGAGGAGGATGTTGCTTGGTGCTATTTTGAAGTCAGCGATGTTAATTCGATCAGCAAATTGGATATTGTCAACCAGCTTCTTTTCCAGGATTTCAAGAATCAGTCGAACATTATGCATATCAAGGTCAATAATGTTAAAAAAAGCACCAAACTAGACAATCCTAAAAGGACGGCCAGTTTCAATTTTTAA
- a CDS encoding LacI family DNA-binding transcriptional regulator, translated as MVKKVSLKDIAQKIGVSTALVSYVLSGNEEKGRVGKDTAEKIRQAAKELNYQPNHIAKSLKTGKTNTIGLIVADISNPFFASIARGIEDESGHFGLTTIIGSSDESTEKLKNLVDVFIKRQVDGFIISPPDHSEETIEYIISLGIPICLIDRHFDHVNSSYVITDNKESMQTAVGHLIEMGYKNLAFVAYKSSLQHMKDREQGFLNASSAIQSRLYKINFSKQQQELGQVLEEILNDQKADAIVFATNTLSVAGLKYLTQKEIQIPKDLNVMCFDFSEVYDFFYHPIIHVKQPIEQLAKESVIALTQQMKDNTIQKKVLNSELVAKKRG; from the coding sequence ATGGTAAAAAAGGTATCATTAAAGGATATTGCTCAGAAAATTGGCGTTTCTACCGCATTAGTTTCTTATGTGTTAAGTGGTAATGAAGAAAAGGGCAGAGTAGGGAAGGATACTGCAGAAAAGATCAGACAGGCTGCCAAAGAACTGAATTATCAGCCCAACCATATCGCCAAAAGTTTAAAAACGGGTAAAACCAATACCATCGGACTAATTGTTGCAGATATTTCAAATCCTTTCTTTGCTTCGATCGCACGAGGAATAGAAGATGAGTCTGGACATTTTGGTCTGACCACCATAATAGGTAGTTCCGATGAAAGTACGGAGAAATTGAAAAACCTAGTCGATGTTTTTATTAAAAGGCAAGTCGATGGTTTTATCATCTCTCCACCGGATCACTCCGAAGAAACCATCGAATATATTATTTCTTTGGGCATTCCCATCTGTTTGATCGATAGGCATTTTGATCATGTCAATTCCAGCTATGTCATCACAGATAATAAAGAGTCCATGCAGACCGCGGTGGGCCATCTCATTGAAATGGGGTACAAGAACCTGGCTTTTGTTGCCTACAAGAGTAGCCTACAGCATATGAAAGACCGTGAACAAGGTTTCTTGAATGCCAGCTCTGCAATCCAATCCAGATTGTATAAAATTAATTTCAGTAAGCAACAGCAAGAATTAGGGCAAGTCCTAGAGGAGATTTTGAACGATCAGAAAGCTGATGCCATTGTTTTTGCCACCAATACCCTTTCGGTTGCGGGATTAAAATACCTCACCCAAAAAGAGATCCAGATCCCAAAGGACTTAAATGTAATGTGCTTTGACTTTAGTGAGGTATATGATTTCTTTTATCATCCCATAATCCATGTTAAACAGCCTATTGAGCAGTTAGCAAAGGAAAGTGTCATTGCCTTAACCCAGCAGATGAAAGATAATACCATTCAGAAAAAGGTGTTGAATTCTGAATTGGTTGCAAAGAAGAGGGGTTAA
- a CDS encoding ribulokinase has translation MKQSYVIGVDFGTDSARALLVDASNGKVLGSATSSFRRWKEGLYCDSKKSQFRQHPLDYIESLEACLKGCLANVQDEIKTNIVAISIDATGSTPVAIDSSGHPLALTSEFSENPNAMFFLWKDHSSIKEVEEINRKAQDFEINYLSYCGGAYSSEWFWSKLLHLARTDEEVYNATNSWLEQSDWLPYLLTGQQDAQKIKRNVCAAGHKALWAQELGGYPPLEFFSHLDPKLERIYQSINKEVFTADEIVGVLSADWADKLGLKDSVLICVGAIDAHVGAIGAQIQPGYMCKVMGTSTCDMMVIDREELQDRLVQGICGQVQGSIVPHYIGLEAGQSAFGDVYNWLKNLLLWPIRNSLKKTAFLGSQAISDLRDELEQNLLSELSELAKQQPIREDDEMALDWFNGRRTPDVNPSLTAALFHLDLGTNPVHIFQALVEATCFGSRAIVEHVERQGVAIQGVIGIGGIAKKSDYVMQTLADILQRPIMVHRSDETCAMGASMLAATAAKIYPSLAEAMDNMGAGFEKEYSPNPEKKDLFDKRYAKYLAYGSMLNTIQ, from the coding sequence ATGAAGCAATCATATGTAATTGGCGTTGATTTTGGGACCGATTCTGCTAGGGCTCTGCTGGTCGATGCTTCCAATGGAAAAGTGCTAGGGTCTGCAACCTCCAGCTTTAGGAGGTGGAAAGAAGGACTGTACTGCGACTCTAAAAAGAGTCAATTCCGTCAACATCCATTGGATTATATTGAAAGCCTTGAAGCTTGTCTAAAGGGCTGTTTGGCAAATGTCCAAGATGAAATCAAGACTAATATAGTGGCCATATCCATCGACGCTACGGGTTCCACTCCAGTAGCCATTGATAGCAGTGGCCATCCTTTGGCGCTGACTTCGGAATTTTCCGAAAATCCTAATGCCATGTTTTTTCTGTGGAAGGACCATAGCTCCATCAAGGAGGTTGAAGAAATCAACCGAAAAGCGCAAGACTTTGAAATCAATTACCTCAGCTATTGTGGCGGAGCGTATTCCTCGGAATGGTTTTGGTCCAAATTGCTCCACTTAGCCAGGACTGACGAAGAGGTTTACAACGCTACCAATTCCTGGCTTGAGCAGAGTGATTGGTTGCCCTATCTTTTGACAGGTCAACAAGATGCGCAAAAAATAAAGAGGAATGTGTGTGCGGCCGGGCATAAGGCTTTATGGGCGCAAGAATTAGGGGGCTATCCACCGCTGGAATTCTTTAGCCACTTAGACCCTAAATTGGAAAGGATATACCAATCCATTAATAAAGAGGTATTTACCGCTGATGAGATTGTTGGAGTTCTGTCCGCAGATTGGGCAGATAAACTAGGGTTAAAGGATAGCGTTTTGATCTGCGTAGGAGCGATCGACGCGCATGTTGGAGCCATCGGAGCCCAAATCCAACCTGGATATATGTGCAAGGTCATGGGGACATCCACCTGTGATATGATGGTCATTGATAGAGAAGAATTACAAGATCGATTGGTCCAAGGGATCTGTGGACAGGTTCAAGGGTCAATCGTACCACACTATATAGGTCTGGAGGCCGGACAATCCGCTTTTGGGGATGTCTATAATTGGTTGAAAAACTTGCTGTTGTGGCCAATTAGGAACAGTCTGAAAAAAACTGCATTTCTGGGTAGTCAAGCCATTTCAGATTTAAGGGATGAACTTGAGCAAAATTTACTTTCAGAACTATCCGAATTGGCCAAGCAACAGCCTATCCGAGAAGATGATGAAATGGCCTTGGATTGGTTCAATGGAAGGAGGACCCCAGATGTAAACCCTTCACTGACTGCCGCCTTGTTCCATTTGGATTTGGGGACCAATCCTGTCCATATCTTTCAGGCTCTGGTCGAAGCAACCTGTTTTGGCTCCCGGGCGATCGTTGAACATGTGGAACGCCAAGGGGTCGCTATTCAAGGTGTCATTGGAATAGGGGGAATAGCCAAAAAATCGGATTATGTCATGCAAACCTTGGCAGATATCCTTCAAAGACCAATTATGGTCCATCGATCAGATGAAACCTGTGCTATGGGAGCTAGTATGCTGGCTGCAACTGCAGCAAAAATCTATCCTTCCTTGGCTGAGGCCATGGATAACATGGGAGCCGGATTTGAAAAAGAATATTCGCCCAATCCTGAAAAGAAGGATTTGTTTGACAAACGCTATGCTAAGTATTTGGCTTATGGTTCTATGCTAAATACCATACAATAA